DNA from Desulfuromonas sp. AOP6:
CAAGAAGGTTTTTGATGTTTGCTCTCAGATCCTCAATCCCGGCTCCACTATGAACGGACACCTTAACCTGGGGGAGAGTATGAAAATGGTGATCTAGTGGGGCAGGTGGCAGGTCTGACTTATTAACGACGAGCAGGCAGGGCACATGCTGTGTCAAACTCAAAGCGAGACGATCGTCAGGAGTAATGCCCTTGTGTCCATCAACAACCAGCAGGACAAGATCGGCTGTATCGATTTTGGCCTTGGCCCTATTGACACCTTCAACCTCAACGACATCTTCGGTATGCCGAACACCAGCCGTATCAATAAGTCGTAGAGGCAAACCATCAAACAGAACAGACTCCTCAAGCGTATCCCTGGTTGTCCCAGCCACGTCGGTAACTATTGCCCTGGACTCGCCAAGAAGGGCATTCAATAAAGAGCTTTTGCCAACATTAGGACGTCCAAAAATGAGGACAGAAACTCCCTCCCGCAATACACGCCCGGAGTTAAAGGTAGACAAAAGGTGCTCTACGTCGTGAAGAAGGTGACGAACTTGCAGGGTTATGGAATCAAAAGCCTTCGGATCAATATCTTCCTCGGGGAAGTCAATATCCGCCTCTACGTGCGAGAGAAGGTCCAGGAGTGTGTTATTAAATTGATTTAGTGTCCGGTATAGTTTTCCTTGAAGTTGACTGGAGGCGATGCGCGCAGCCCCTTCAGACCGGGACCGAATAAGGTCGATAATGGCTTCTGCGCGTGTTAAATCAATACGACCGTTTAAAAATGCACGATAGGTAAATTCGCCAGGGGAGGCGAGCCGCGCACCATGTTCAATTAGAAGATCAAGAATCTGTGAAACAACAACTGAGCCACCATGGCAGTGTATTTCGGCAACATCCTCACGCGTAAAAGACTTGGGCCCCCGCATGAGAACAGCCATCACCTCATCAACAACACAGCCATTGGTATTGTGGATATGGCCGTAATAAAGATAATGAGAGGAAAGTTCCTTTACTGGAGAAAAAGGGACAAAGCAGGAGTTGAGAATAGATTTACTCAAAGAACCTGACATTCTTATGATGGCGACACCACCATCACCAACAGCCGTAGCTGGAGCAGCAATAGTATCCTCAGAG
Protein-coding regions in this window:
- the mnmE gene encoding tRNA uridine-5-carboxymethylaminomethyl(34) synthesis GTPase MnmE; this translates as MYSEDTIAAPATAVGDGGVAIIRMSGSLSKSILNSCFVPFSPVKELSSHYLYYGHIHNTNGCVVDEVMAVLMRGPKSFTREDVAEIHCHGGSVVVSQILDLLIEHGARLASPGEFTYRAFLNGRIDLTRAEAIIDLIRSRSEGAARIASSQLQGKLYRTLNQFNNTLLDLLSHVEADIDFPEEDIDPKAFDSITLQVRHLLHDVEHLLSTFNSGRVLREGVSVLIFGRPNVGKSSLLNALLGESRAIVTDVAGTTRDTLEESVLFDGLPLRLIDTAGVRHTEDVVEVEGVNRAKAKIDTADLVLLVVDGHKGITPDDRLALSLTQHVPCLLVVNKSDLPPAPLDHHFHTLPQVKVSVHSGAGIEDLRANIKNLLVDEKALEGPESFLLSDRRHYQSLLRCRDCLNAFLCNASHDLPPELLAVDLREAVSRLGEITGETTPDDVLDRIFSRFCIGK